In Herbaspirillum seropedicae, a single window of DNA contains:
- a CDS encoding urea amidolyase associated protein UAAP2 — MHIIESQRAPEQAVFRHVIPAGEPYLFNLSAGQTVRLLDLEGNQAIDTLFYSAANPRERYDPQRTLRRQNRAYLGAGSVLYSNLGRALATIVADTCGRHDTLGGACAQESNTVRYALEKRYMHSCRDNFLCACLHDGRLNKRDIGANINFFMNVPVTPEGGLTFEDGISAAGKYVELCAEQDLIVLISNCPQLNNPCNGWNPTAAEVLVWD; from the coding sequence ATGCACATCATCGAAAGCCAGCGCGCCCCCGAACAAGCCGTGTTCCGTCACGTGATCCCGGCGGGCGAACCCTATCTCTTCAACCTCAGCGCCGGGCAGACCGTGCGCCTGCTGGACCTGGAAGGCAACCAGGCCATCGATACGCTCTTCTACAGCGCCGCCAATCCGCGTGAGCGCTACGATCCCCAGCGCACGCTGCGCCGCCAGAACCGCGCCTACCTGGGCGCGGGCAGCGTGCTGTATTCCAACCTGGGGCGTGCACTGGCCACCATCGTGGCCGACACCTGCGGCCGTCATGACACCTTGGGCGGGGCCTGCGCGCAAGAGAGCAACACGGTGCGCTATGCGCTGGAGAAGCGCTACATGCACAGCTGCCGCGACAACTTCCTGTGCGCCTGCCTGCATGATGGCCGCCTCAACAAGCGCGACATCGGCGCCAACATCAACTTCTTCATGAACGTACCGGTCACGCCCGAGGGCGGTCTCACCTTCGAGGACGGCATCTCCGCCGCCGGCAAGTACGTGGAGCTGTGCGCCGAGCAGGACCTGATCGTATTGATCTCCAACTGCCCGCAGCTGAACAACCCCTGCAACGGCTGGAACCCCACCGCCGCCGAAGTGCTGGTGTGGGACTAA
- the uca gene encoding urea carboxylase produces MFDHLLIANRGAIACRILRTLRTLDVTGVCVYSEADLGSLHVLQADRAISLGEGPAAQTYLAVDKILAAARDSGAQAIHPGYGFLSENAAFAEACEAAGIAFVGPTPAQLRIFGLKHTARALAREQGVPMLEGTDLLESIDDALAAASRVGYPVMLKSTAGGGGIGMRVCRSDAELADAFDSVRRLGQNNFSDAGVFIEKYIERARHLEVQVFGDGRGEVIALGVRDCSVQRRNQKVLEETPAPNLPDGMAEALCAAAIKLAKAVNYRSAGTVEFVYDSLAGQFYFLEVNTRLQVEHGVTEQVWGVDLVRWMIELAAGDLPPLAQLAAGLQPRGHAIQARLYAEDPGRQFQPCPGLLTAVDFPPVDGQALRIDTWVEAGCEIAPYFDPMIAKLISWQPTREAARLALDAALRATLLYGVETNQHYLRQILADVPFASGQPWTRCLEQLVYRADTVEVLAPGTQTTVQDHPGRIGYWAVGVPPSGPMDERALRLGNRLLGNAEEAAGLEVTMSGPILRFNTAAMVVVTGAVIPVLLDGVAQPMATVLHIAAGSTLKLGAISGAGARSYLAVRGGVQVPTYLGSRSTFTLGQFGGHAGRALASGDILHLAPLAADAMTQAGQTLPAALYPALEAVRQVRVIYGPHGAPEYFTPAYMETFFATDWEVHFNSSRTGVRLIGPKPEWVRDSGGEAGLHPSNIHDNPYAVGAVDFTGDMPVILGPDGPSLGGFVCPVTVIEADLWQIGQLKAGDKVRFVPVEVNTARRIALAAQAGVASLQPQPVDWSPAPLASPIVLDLGQDERRLVARLSGDANLLLEVGSPQLDLVLRFRVHALITALEEQALPGVIDLTPGIRSLQVHYQPEALPLPTLLQTIAGLWDAVCASENLTVSSRIVHLPLSWDDPACQLAIEKYMTTVRKDAPWCPSNLEFIRRINDLKDIGAVRETVFDASYLVMGLGDVYLGAPVATPLDPRHRLVTTKYNPARTWTAENSVGIGGAYLCIYGMEGPGGYQFVGRTLQMWNRYREVAAFRGKPWLLRFFDQIRFYPVTAEELQTIRRDFPLGRFEVGIEETQLNLADYQDFLQREADGIAAFRQHQQAAFDAERQRWIASGQANYESEESSAIAQEAAPLQDGQMAVDAPIAGNLWQVKVSPGQRVAQGELLMILESMKMEIHIAAPAAGVVAEVRVQPGSPVRAGQCVLVMEDTEEEVA; encoded by the coding sequence ATGTTCGACCATCTGCTCATCGCCAACCGTGGCGCCATCGCCTGTCGCATCCTGCGCACCTTGCGCACGCTGGACGTGACCGGCGTATGCGTCTATTCCGAAGCCGACCTGGGCAGCCTGCACGTGCTGCAGGCCGACCGCGCCATTTCGCTGGGCGAAGGCCCGGCCGCCCAGACCTATCTCGCCGTGGACAAGATCCTGGCCGCCGCCCGCGACAGCGGCGCCCAGGCCATCCATCCCGGCTATGGCTTCCTCTCCGAGAATGCCGCCTTCGCCGAAGCCTGCGAAGCTGCCGGCATCGCCTTCGTCGGTCCCACGCCTGCTCAGTTGCGCATCTTCGGGCTCAAGCACACCGCACGCGCACTCGCACGTGAACAGGGCGTGCCGATGCTGGAGGGCACGGATCTGCTGGAGAGCATCGACGATGCGCTGGCTGCTGCATCCCGTGTCGGCTATCCGGTGATGTTGAAGAGCACCGCGGGTGGCGGCGGCATCGGCATGCGCGTCTGCCGCAGTGATGCCGAACTGGCCGATGCCTTCGATTCGGTGCGTCGCCTGGGTCAGAACAATTTCAGCGATGCCGGCGTCTTCATCGAGAAATACATCGAACGCGCCCGTCATCTGGAAGTGCAGGTCTTCGGGGATGGCCGGGGTGAGGTGATCGCATTGGGTGTGCGTGACTGCTCGGTGCAGCGGCGCAATCAAAAGGTGCTGGAAGAAACCCCCGCCCCCAACCTGCCCGATGGCATGGCGGAAGCCTTGTGCGCGGCGGCCATCAAGCTGGCCAAGGCGGTGAACTACCGCAGTGCCGGCACGGTGGAGTTCGTCTATGACAGCCTGGCCGGACAGTTCTACTTCCTCGAAGTCAACACCCGTCTGCAAGTGGAACACGGCGTCACGGAGCAAGTGTGGGGTGTCGACCTGGTGCGCTGGATGATCGAGCTGGCCGCTGGCGACCTGCCGCCGCTGGCGCAACTGGCAGCCGGCCTGCAACCGCGTGGTCACGCGATCCAGGCGCGCCTGTATGCGGAAGACCCGGGTCGCCAGTTCCAGCCCTGTCCGGGCCTGCTGACTGCGGTCGATTTTCCGCCCGTCGATGGCCAGGCGCTGCGCATCGATACCTGGGTCGAGGCCGGGTGCGAGATCGCCCCGTATTTCGATCCCATGATCGCCAAGCTGATCAGCTGGCAGCCCACCCGCGAAGCGGCCCGCCTGGCGCTGGATGCGGCGCTGCGCGCGACCCTGCTGTATGGCGTGGAAACCAACCAGCACTACCTGCGCCAGATCCTGGCCGACGTTCCCTTTGCCAGCGGACAACCGTGGACACGCTGCCTGGAACAACTGGTCTATCGCGCCGATACGGTGGAGGTACTTGCGCCCGGCACCCAGACCACCGTGCAGGACCATCCTGGCCGCATCGGCTACTGGGCCGTCGGCGTGCCGCCCTCGGGGCCCATGGATGAGCGCGCCCTGCGTCTGGGCAACCGCCTGCTGGGCAATGCCGAGGAGGCGGCCGGACTGGAAGTGACCATGAGCGGTCCGATCCTGCGCTTCAATACCGCCGCCATGGTGGTGGTCACCGGCGCGGTCATTCCCGTGCTGCTCGATGGCGTGGCGCAGCCCATGGCCACCGTGCTGCACATCGCTGCTGGCAGTACGCTCAAGCTCGGCGCCATCAGCGGGGCTGGTGCGCGCAGCTACCTGGCCGTGCGCGGCGGCGTGCAGGTGCCGACTTATCTGGGCAGCCGCAGCACCTTCACGCTGGGCCAGTTCGGTGGCCATGCGGGCCGCGCCCTCGCCAGTGGCGACATCCTGCACCTCGCCCCGCTGGCCGCAGACGCCATGACCCAGGCCGGGCAGACCCTGCCTGCCGCCTTGTATCCCGCGCTGGAGGCAGTGCGCCAGGTCCGCGTGATCTATGGTCCGCATGGTGCGCCCGAATATTTCACGCCGGCCTACATGGAGACCTTCTTCGCCACCGACTGGGAAGTCCATTTCAATTCCAGCCGCACCGGCGTACGCCTGATCGGCCCCAAGCCGGAATGGGTGCGTGACAGCGGCGGCGAGGCGGGCCTGCATCCTTCCAACATCCATGACAATCCCTATGCCGTCGGCGCGGTGGACTTTACCGGCGACATGCCGGTGATCCTGGGGCCGGATGGTCCCAGCCTGGGCGGCTTCGTCTGCCCGGTGACCGTGATCGAGGCCGATCTCTGGCAGATCGGCCAGCTCAAGGCCGGCGACAAGGTCCGCTTCGTGCCGGTGGAGGTGAATACGGCGCGCCGCATTGCCCTGGCCGCACAAGCCGGCGTGGCCAGCCTGCAGCCTCAGCCGGTGGACTGGTCACCGGCGCCGCTGGCCTCGCCCATCGTGCTGGACCTGGGCCAGGATGAACGACGCCTGGTGGCGCGCCTGTCGGGCGACGCCAACCTGCTGCTGGAAGTGGGCAGCCCGCAACTGGACCTGGTGCTGCGCTTCCGCGTGCATGCCCTGATCACCGCGCTGGAAGAACAGGCCCTGCCGGGCGTGATCGACCTGACTCCCGGCATCCGCTCTTTGCAGGTGCATTACCAGCCGGAAGCCTTGCCCTTGCCGACGCTGCTGCAGACCATCGCCGGATTATGGGACGCCGTCTGCGCCAGTGAAAACCTGACGGTGTCGTCGCGTATCGTGCATCTGCCCTTGTCCTGGGATGATCCGGCCTGCCAGCTCGCCATCGAGAAATATATGACCACTGTGCGCAAGGATGCACCCTGGTGTCCCAGCAATCTCGAATTCATCCGCCGCATCAACGACCTCAAGGATATCGGCGCGGTGCGCGAGACGGTCTTCGACGCCAGCTACCTGGTCATGGGCCTGGGCGACGTCTACCTGGGCGCACCGGTGGCTACGCCGCTGGACCCGCGCCATCGCCTGGTCACCACCAAGTACAACCCGGCGCGCACCTGGACCGCCGAGAACTCGGTGGGCATCGGCGGCGCCTACCTGTGCATCTATGGCATGGAAGGGCCGGGCGGCTACCAGTTCGTGGGCCGCACCTTGCAGATGTGGAACCGTTACCGCGAAGTCGCGGCCTTCCGTGGCAAGCCCTGGCTGCTGCGCTTCTTCGACCAGATCCGTTTCTATCCGGTCACGGCCGAAGAATTGCAGACCATCCGCCGTGATTTCCCCTTGGGCCGCTTCGAGGTCGGCATCGAAGAGACGCAGCTGAATCTGGCGGACTACCAGGATTTCCTGCAGCGCGAAGCCGACGGCATCGCCGCCTTCCGCCAGCACCAGCAAGCCGCTTTCGATGCCGAGCGCCAGCGCTGGATCGCCAGCGGCCAGGCCAACTACGAGAGCGAGGAAAGCAGCGCCATCGCGCAGGAAGCCGCGCCTCTGCAGGACGGTCAGATGGCCGTCGATGCCCCCATCGCCGGCAACCTGTGGCAGGTCAAGGTCAGTCCTGGCCAGCGCGTGGCGCAGGGTGAGCTGCTGATGATCCTGGAATCGATGAAGATGGAAATCCATATCGCCGCGCCCGCAGCCGGCGTTGTCGCCGAGGTGCGCGTGCAGCCCGGCAGCCCGGTGCGCGCTGGCCAGTGCGTGCTGGTCATGGAAGACACGGAAGAGGAGGTCGCATGA
- a CDS encoding gluconate 2-dehydrogenase subunit 3 family protein: MKKISISPDRRRFLRGALTAAPVAALAVTAGSLTAKAEGPSPDQPYQPSFFNRDEFALLSALADTLIPADDTGPGALQAGVPEFIDAQMNTPYGQGQLWYMQGPFTPDAPPEFGYQLPYPPRELYKKGLAEFDAAIRQQYGHGYVELNTQQREKMMAEFEKGEQGSLKMATIPPSALFNLLLQNVHEGYFCDPTDGGNRGMGSWKMIGFPGARADYYDWVDQYGKSYPLPPISRG; this comes from the coding sequence ATGAAAAAAATAAGCATCTCCCCCGATCGCCGCCGTTTCCTGCGCGGCGCGCTCACCGCCGCACCAGTTGCCGCGCTGGCCGTGACCGCCGGCAGCCTCACGGCCAAGGCCGAGGGACCATCCCCCGACCAGCCTTACCAGCCAAGCTTCTTCAACCGCGACGAATTCGCCCTGCTCAGCGCCCTGGCCGACACCCTCATCCCGGCGGACGACACCGGTCCCGGCGCGCTGCAGGCAGGGGTGCCGGAATTCATCGACGCCCAGATGAACACACCCTATGGGCAGGGCCAGCTGTGGTACATGCAAGGCCCCTTCACGCCCGACGCGCCCCCTGAATTCGGCTACCAGCTGCCCTATCCGCCACGCGAGCTGTACAAGAAGGGCCTGGCCGAATTCGATGCGGCCATCCGCCAGCAGTACGGACATGGCTATGTGGAACTCAATACCCAGCAGCGCGAAAAGATGATGGCCGAGTTCGAAAAGGGCGAGCAGGGCAGCCTGAAGATGGCCACCATCCCGCCCTCGGCGCTGTTCAACCTGCTGCTGCAGAACGTCCACGAAGGCTATTTCTGCGATCCCACCGACGGCGGCAACAGGGGCATGGGATCGTGGAAGATGATCGGCTTCCCTGGCGCACGGGCCGACTACTACGACTGGGTCGACCAATACGGCAAATCCTATCCGCTGCCGCCGATCTCGCGCGGCTGA
- a CDS encoding TorF family putative porin: MTTYTASLSRLGAFSATLAALLACAPALAEDAPAAAPAGPWTITKHIDLASRYVLRGVTTTYGNGQPLGNSGADAPESDQPALQWGIDFVHSSGWSFGYWASTINYSYKQLGNSYSDRSITEFQKPRSVENDLYFAYAGNISGDLGYTLGMTGYYYLNGSHANALETKAGLTWGALSLNAQTLLNDVVWGNKGDTYWTLAYTKPLPYDITFTGTLGAYTYKREGKYLGTRDTATGTACGAGQAFAVNGCFAGNGPSSGGLRHLTLGLSAPFPNSPITWSLQAILGGYNRFDVKQGNQLVGMLSWGF, from the coding sequence TTGACTACCTACACCGCTTCCCTGTCGCGCCTCGGCGCCTTCAGCGCCACCCTTGCCGCCCTGCTGGCCTGCGCCCCAGCGCTGGCCGAGGACGCCCCCGCCGCCGCGCCCGCCGGTCCCTGGACCATCACCAAGCACATCGACCTGGCCTCGCGCTACGTGCTGCGCGGCGTCACCACCACCTATGGCAATGGGCAGCCGCTGGGCAACAGCGGCGCCGACGCGCCCGAATCGGACCAGCCCGCGCTGCAATGGGGCATCGACTTCGTCCACAGCAGCGGCTGGAGCTTTGGCTACTGGGCCTCGACCATCAACTATTCGTACAAGCAGCTGGGCAATTCCTACAGTGACCGCAGCATCACCGAATTCCAGAAACCGCGTTCGGTGGAAAACGATCTCTACTTCGCCTACGCCGGCAACATCAGCGGCGACCTCGGCTATACCCTGGGCATGACCGGCTACTACTATCTCAACGGCAGCCATGCCAATGCGCTGGAGACCAAGGCGGGCCTGACCTGGGGCGCGCTGTCCTTGAACGCCCAGACCCTGCTCAACGACGTGGTCTGGGGCAACAAGGGCGACACCTACTGGACCCTGGCCTACACCAAGCCGCTGCCCTATGACATCACCTTCACCGGCACCCTGGGCGCCTATACCTACAAGCGCGAAGGCAAGTACCTCGGCACCCGCGATACCGCCACGGGAACAGCCTGCGGCGCGGGACAGGCGTTCGCGGTCAATGGCTGCTTTGCCGGCAACGGTCCCAGCAGCGGCGGCCTGCGCCACCTGACGCTGGGCCTGTCGGCGCCCTTCCCCAACTCGCCCATCACCTGGTCGCTGCAGGCCATCCTGGGCGGCTACAACCGCTTTGACGTCAAGCAGGGCAATCAGCTGGTGGGGATGTTGAGCTGGGGCTTCTGA
- a CDS encoding ABC transporter ATP-binding protein — protein sequence MSYIEIRNVWQQYDQNVVLERLNLRVEEGQFCTLVGASGCGKSTFLRLLLGQERPSKGQLLLQGQPFPAEPDATRGVVFQRYSVFPHLNVLDNVAIGLELPRSALLGRLFGGTKRRAREEAAQLLHRVGLGHALELYPSSLSGGMQQRLAIAQALIVRPRVLLLDEPFGALDPGIRKEMHTLLLDLWKDSGLTVFMVTHDLSEGFTLGTRLLVFDKVRVDPQYPQAYGAHITYDIALNEARAREQAGKLASLITAKES from the coding sequence ATGAGCTATATCGAGATCCGCAACGTCTGGCAGCAATACGACCAGAACGTGGTGCTGGAACGCCTGAACCTGCGCGTGGAAGAGGGCCAGTTCTGCACCCTGGTGGGCGCTTCCGGCTGTGGCAAGTCGACCTTCCTGCGCCTGCTGCTGGGGCAGGAGCGTCCCAGCAAGGGCCAACTGCTGCTGCAAGGCCAGCCCTTTCCCGCCGAGCCCGACGCCACGCGTGGCGTGGTGTTCCAGCGCTACTCCGTGTTCCCGCACCTGAACGTGCTAGACAACGTGGCCATCGGCCTGGAGCTGCCGCGCTCTGCGCTGCTGGGCCGCCTGTTCGGCGGCACCAAGCGGCGCGCACGGGAGGAGGCGGCGCAGCTGTTGCATCGCGTGGGCCTCGGGCATGCGCTGGAGCTGTATCCCAGCAGCCTCTCGGGCGGCATGCAGCAGCGCCTGGCGATTGCCCAGGCGCTCATCGTGCGTCCCCGCGTGCTGCTGCTGGATGAACCTTTCGGTGCGCTCGATCCGGGCATCCGCAAGGAGATGCACACCCTGCTGCTGGACCTGTGGAAGGACAGCGGCCTGACCGTCTTCATGGTCACCCACGACCTCTCCGAAGGCTTCACCCTCGGCACCCGCTTGCTGGTCTTCGACAAGGTGCGCGTCGACCCGCAATACCCGCAAGCCTATGGCGCCCACATCACCTACGACATCGCCCTCAACGAGGCCCGCGCCCGCGAACAGGCCGGCAAGCTGGCCTCCCTCATCACTGCAAAGGAAAGCTGA
- a CDS encoding ABC transporter permease, producing the protein MRFLNRHPGRSGQWLLTLLPFLILALLYAVGSATRLADNPNDKLLPSLMQMVDAVRHMAFMEDPRTGDYLFWADTLASLQRVLLGLGIAALAGLVLGIVNGVFPVLRAGFSPLLTVMSMVPPLAILPILFIVMGLDELSKVMLIVIGVTPLLARDLEHTGRAIPAELLIKAQTLGANSWTVVLRVALPQMLARLLVSLRLSLGAAWLFLISAEAISATAGLGYRIFLVRRYLAMDVILPYVVWITLLAWLMDWLLRAVHRRFFPWAEGGRA; encoded by the coding sequence ATGCGTTTCCTGAATCGCCATCCGGGCCGCTCCGGGCAATGGCTGCTCACGCTGCTGCCCTTCCTCATCCTGGCCCTGCTCTATGCCGTCGGCTCGGCCACGCGCCTGGCCGACAATCCCAATGACAAGCTCTTGCCCAGCCTCATGCAGATGGTCGATGCGGTGCGCCACATGGCCTTCATGGAAGACCCGCGCACCGGCGACTACCTGTTCTGGGCCGATACGCTGGCCAGCCTGCAGCGGGTCTTGCTGGGCCTGGGCATCGCCGCGCTGGCCGGGCTGGTGCTGGGCATCGTCAATGGGGTCTTCCCGGTATTGCGCGCCGGCTTCTCGCCGCTGCTGACGGTGATGTCCATGGTGCCGCCGCTGGCGATCCTGCCGATTCTGTTCATCGTCATGGGACTCGATGAATTGTCCAAGGTGATGCTCATCGTCATCGGCGTCACGCCCTTGCTGGCGCGCGACCTGGAACACACGGGCCGCGCCATTCCCGCCGAACTGCTGATCAAGGCCCAGACGCTGGGCGCCAACAGCTGGACCGTGGTACTGCGCGTGGCGCTGCCGCAGATGCTGGCGCGCCTGCTGGTCTCGCTGCGGCTGTCGCTGGGTGCGGCCTGGCTGTTCCTCATTTCCGCAGAAGCGATCTCGGCCACGGCGGGGCTCGGCTATCGCATCTTCCTCGTGCGCCGCTATCTGGCCATGGACGTGATCCTGCCCTACGTGGTCTGGATCACCCTGCTGGCCTGGCTGATGGACTGGCTGCTGCGCGCCGTGCACCGGCGCTTCTTCCCCTGGGCCGAAGGAGGCCGCGCATGA
- a CDS encoding putative urea ABC transporter substrate-binding protein: MYNISRILGGAAIALAAFAGALSSAHAAPRTDFKVCTSIYAGWMPWGEAQAQGILAKWGKKYGITINAVQLNDYVESINQYTAGKFDGCTMTNMDALTIPAAGGVDSTALIVGDYSNGNDGIVLKGKNKKLADIKGQSVQLVEFSVSHYLLARALETAGLRERDVKVVNTSDADITAAFATPAVTSTVTWNPMLSSIAASPDVSLVYTSKQLPGEIMDLMVVNTKTLQENPAFGKALTGAWYEMMAIMSAKDERATRALTAMGKASGTDLAGFQAQLAATAMFYQPKAALEFATKKELPGIMGRIAKFSFDHGILGPNVKSADGIGIAFDGNVVIGDKKNVKLRFDPAYMKMAADGKL, from the coding sequence GTGTACAACATTTCCCGAATCCTTGGTGGCGCCGCCATCGCCCTGGCCGCCTTCGCGGGCGCGCTTTCCTCCGCCCACGCCGCACCCCGCACCGACTTCAAGGTCTGCACCTCCATCTACGCCGGCTGGATGCCCTGGGGCGAAGCCCAGGCCCAGGGCATCCTGGCCAAGTGGGGCAAGAAGTACGGCATCACCATCAACGCCGTGCAGTTGAACGACTACGTCGAATCGATCAACCAGTACACCGCCGGCAAGTTCGACGGCTGCACCATGACCAACATGGATGCGCTGACCATTCCCGCTGCCGGTGGCGTGGATTCCACGGCCCTGATCGTGGGCGACTATTCCAATGGCAACGATGGCATCGTCCTGAAGGGGAAGAACAAGAAGCTGGCCGACATCAAGGGCCAGTCGGTGCAGCTGGTGGAATTCTCGGTCTCGCACTACCTGCTGGCGCGCGCGCTGGAAACAGCCGGCCTGCGCGAGCGTGACGTCAAGGTGGTCAACACCAGCGACGCCGACATCACCGCCGCCTTCGCCACGCCTGCCGTCACCAGCACGGTGACCTGGAACCCGATGCTGTCCTCGATTGCGGCCTCGCCCGATGTCTCGCTGGTCTATACCTCCAAGCAGCTGCCCGGCGAGATCATGGACCTGATGGTGGTCAACACCAAGACCCTGCAGGAGAACCCCGCCTTCGGCAAGGCATTGACCGGCGCGTGGTACGAGATGATGGCCATCATGAGCGCCAAGGATGAACGCGCCACCCGTGCGCTCACCGCCATGGGCAAGGCTTCCGGCACGGACCTCGCCGGCTTCCAGGCGCAGCTGGCGGCCACGGCCATGTTCTACCAGCCCAAGGCGGCGCTGGAGTTCGCGACCAAGAAGGAACTGCCCGGCATCATGGGGCGCATCGCCAAGTTCAGCTTTGACCACGGCATCCTCGGCCCCAACGTCAAGAGCGCCGACGGCATCGGCATCGCCTTCGACGGCAACGTGGTGATCGGCGACAAGAAGAACGTCAAGCTGCGCTTTGATCCGGCCTACATGAAGATGGCGGCCGATGGAAAACTCTAA
- a CDS encoding urea amidolyase associated protein UAAP1, which produces MSKDPLALQARLYEEVLPGGGHTSFILKRGQSLRITDIEGSANVSMMMLNAQQPSERLNLPDTLKGQHTARLQAGHCLYSDMGRVLAAITDDTCGWHDSFGGVLNAEEVREKYGQGRYQELRNGFYRNGVDNLLVEMGKWNLDLQDLLMVVNLFSRVEVDAEGVFHFVPGNSKSGDYLELAAPMDTLIILTALQHPMDPHPHYAPRPVRLEWLQTHSDDSTHACRHARPENARAFHNTERFHL; this is translated from the coding sequence ATGAGCAAGGATCCCCTGGCCCTGCAAGCCAGACTCTACGAAGAAGTGCTGCCCGGCGGCGGCCATACCTCCTTCATCCTCAAGCGCGGCCAGTCGCTGCGCATCACCGACATCGAAGGCAGCGCCAACGTCAGCATGATGATGCTGAACGCCCAGCAACCCAGCGAACGGCTGAACCTGCCCGACACCCTCAAGGGCCAGCACACCGCGCGCCTGCAGGCCGGGCATTGCCTGTACTCCGACATGGGCCGCGTGCTGGCCGCCATCACCGACGATACCTGCGGCTGGCATGACAGCTTCGGCGGCGTGCTCAATGCCGAGGAAGTGCGCGAGAAATACGGCCAGGGCCGCTACCAGGAATTGCGCAACGGTTTCTATCGCAATGGCGTGGACAACCTGCTGGTGGAAATGGGCAAGTGGAACCTCGACCTGCAAGACCTGCTGATGGTGGTGAACCTGTTCTCGCGCGTGGAGGTGGATGCCGAAGGCGTCTTCCACTTCGTGCCCGGCAATTCCAAATCAGGAGACTACCTCGAGCTGGCCGCGCCGATGGACACGCTCATCATCCTGACGGCCCTGCAGCATCCCATGGACCCGCATCCGCACTATGCGCCGCGTCCGGTCCGGCTGGAATGGCTGCAGACGCACAGCGACGACAGCACCCATGCCTGCCGCCATGCGCGCCCCGAGAACGCGCGCGCCTTCCATAACACCGAACGCTTCCATCTCTGA